In the Engystomops pustulosus chromosome 2, aEngPut4.maternal, whole genome shotgun sequence genome, one interval contains:
- the MGAT4A gene encoding alpha-1,3-mannosyl-glycoprotein 4-beta-N-acetylglucosaminyltransferase A, with the protein MRLRNGTVATALVFITSFLSLSWYTAWQNGKEKLIAYQREFHALKERLRIAEHRTLQRSSELHAILEQFRRAVTEANGSRDALSHFSDEAHKLLKDLNYRKTLQVPNIYYHMPHLLNHEGSLQPAVQVGLGRTGVSIVMGIPTVKRKVKSYLSETLHSLIDKLSPEEKLDCVIIVFIGETDLEYVHSVVGSLEKEFSTEIGSGLVEVISPPATYYPDLTNLKETFGDSKERVRWRTKQNLDYCFLMMYAQRKGIYYIQLEDDIVAKQNYFSTIKNFALQLSNEEWMILEFSQLGFIGKMFQAPDITLIVEFILMFYKEKPIDWLLDHILWVKVCNPEKDAKHCDRQKSNLRIRFRPSLFQHVGLHSSLAGKIQKLTDKDFLKPLLHKIHVNPPAEVSTSLKVYQGHTLEKTYLGEDFFWAITPIAGDYILFKFDKPMHVERYLFRSGNPEHPGDLLTNTTVEVLPYKKDILDLKKETKEKRLSDGFFRIGKFEDGVAEGPLDPGLNPISAFRLSVLQNSAVWIILNEIHIKKVPTD; encoded by the exons AGAAATTGATTGCTTATCAGCGTGAATTTCATGCCTTGAAGGAACGTCTCCGTATTGCTGAACATAGAACTCTCCAGCGCTCCTCAGAGCTCCATGCCATTCTGGAACAATTCCGGAGGGCCGTGACAGAGGCCAATGGCAGTAGAGATGCACTAAGTCATTTCTCAG ATGAAGCGCACAAATTGTTAAAGGATTTGAACTACAGAAAAACACTTCAAGTGCCAAATATATACTACCATATGCCTCATTTATTAAACCATGAAGGAAGCCTCCAGCCTGCTGTGCAGGTTGGTCTTGGAAGAACAGGAG TTTCAATTGTAATGGGCATCCCAACCGTAAAACGGAAAGTAAAGTCTTATTTGAGCGAGACTTTACACTCATTAATTGATAAATTGTCTCCAGAAGAAAAACTTGACTGTGTTATAATAGTCTTCATTGGAGAA ACAGACCTTGAATATGTACATAGCGTGGTTGGCAGCCTAGAGAAAGA ATTCTCCACAGAAATCGGCTCTGGTTTAGTGGAAGTGATTTCTCCGCCTGCAACCTATTATCCAGACTTAACAAATTTAAAGGAGACCTTTGGAGATTCCAAGGAAAGAGTCAG ATGGCGAACCAAACAGAATTTAGACTACTGTTTCCTAATGATGTATGCTCAGAGGAAGGGTATTTACTACATTCAG CTTGAGGATGATATTGTTGCCAAGCAAAATTATTTCAGTACAATAAAGAACTTTGCACTCCAGTTGTCTAACGAAGAGTGGATGATACTGGAGTTTTCTCAGTTGGGGTTCATCG GGAAAATGTTTCAAGCTCCTGATATCACTCTTATTGTCGAGTTCATCTTAATGTTCTACAAGGAGAAGCCTATAGATTGGCTCCTTGACCATATTCTATGGGTAAAAGTCTGTAACCCAGAAAAAGATGCA aAACATTGTGACAGGCAAAAATCAAATCTTCGAATCCGGTTTAGACCTTCCCTCTTCCAGCACGTTGGTTTGCACTCCTCTTTAGCAGGGAAAATACAAAAACTCACT GATAAAGATTTCTTAAAACCATTATTACATAAAATTCACGTAAATCCTCCAGCTGAAGTTTCTACATCCCTAAAAGTATATCAAGGTCACACTCTGGAAAAGACATACCTGGGGGAGGACTTCTTCTGGGCCATCACCCCGATAGCTGGGGATTACATTCTGTTCAAGTTTGATAAGCCGATGCATGTTGAAAG GTATCTGTTCCGCAGTGGAAACCCCGAACATCCAGGAGACTTGTTAACAAACACAACTGTGGAGGTTTTACCCTATAAG AAAGACATTTTGGATTTGAAGAAGGAAACCAAAGAGAAGCGCCTTTCAGATGGATTTTTCAGAATAg GAAAATTTGAAGATGGAGTTGCAGAAGGCCCATTAGATCCCGGGCTCAATCCCATTTCAGCATTCCGACTTTCAGTTTTACAAAATTCTGCGGTTTGGATCATCCTTAATGAG atccATATAAAAAAGGTGCCAACCGACTGA
- the LOC140118178 gene encoding uncharacterized protein, giving the protein MDFIDVGRWIQAGDYISSSPKILPHQTTVSRACSSVMVGNSEVIESGCHHSGSRIRNMARSLFPIIPNKKTQRDIQDDMQPERPESVHSIQEIQDGVCKLGDHPDSPRGLHVHNRLAGCLLSRANTSSIPKISQGCGPQPRRHHKSFPVQGTSLRNILSSQDILEDYHRNSCLLKNKKDNHNPISGRSTNRGKIRTRANTSQRFHNYHPQTVGLDNKLGKIKSESQQGYYVPGDFSKFITPDVLPSSGKSIKTLSRSRIISEQSQLFHKRCDEVIRPTDGMYPSSTVESVSYPQITKLAPISMGQRSDSSRLEDRDPCRGQRSLNLVDTSREPAKRDSLAPMALVVTPDRCKPVWMGGKFRRIPSSREMASIHTKPFFQLPGVESSVGSHESQRRFNEIPSFKNILRQCHHSGISTPPGGHKEFGSSSSIRKDLQLVRTEHIIPICSPSERRRKHGSRLPKQEDHQPERMVPEQRDLQTSNPKMGCSKNRSIRNPHKCEDKVFLLARQFNTYEPTRCVQTSLECGTDVCLPTNTSNLQSDSEDPKREGKSNPRSALLAKEGMVSITQEAISGRAYSPPSSCGPTIPGTTSASKSPGSPIISMDPERELLKTKGLSHKVISTLKASRKPVTQAIYFRIWNKFVTFCGPEIPNQNSPNISQVLDFLQAGFDKGLKTSSLKVQISALSAFFDSPLADHQWVSSSFHLSQEIILPTFCRNPKTPKEEEWHSLDVRRILLFYLETTRQWRRDSNILLQFSGRNKGTRASKSTIARWIKTVIKNAYVAQNMSIPETIRAHSTRAMATSWAEKRGASINEICRAATWSSQMTFDLQSTKELAFGRKVLQAVVPP; this is encoded by the exons ATGGATTTTATCGATGTTGGAAgatggatacaggctggagattacatctcttcctccccaaaGATTCTTCCTCACCAGACAACCGTCTCCAGAGCTTGCTCTTCAGTTATGGTCGGAAATTCGGAAGTTATTGAATCTGGATGTCATCATTCCGGTTCCAGAATCAGAAATATGGCAAGGTCACTATTCCCCATTATTCCTAATAAAAAAACCCAACGGGACATTCAGGATGATATGCAACCTGAAAGACCTGAATCAGTACATTCTATACAGGAAATTCAAGATGGAGTCTGTAAACTCGGCGATCACCCAGATTCCCCCAGAGGCCTTCATGTGCACAATCGACTTGCAGGATGCCTATTATCACGTGCCAATACATCTAGCATCCCAAAAATTTCTCAAGGTTGCGGTCCTCAACCCAGAAGGCATCATAAGTCATTTCCAGTACAAGGCACTTCCCTTCGGAATATCCTCAGCTCCCAGGACATTCTCGAAGATTATCATCGAAATAGTTGCCTTCTTAAGAACAAAAAGGATAATCATAATCCCATATCTGGACGATCTACTAATCGTGGCAAGATCCGAACAAGAGCTAATACATCACAGAGATTTCACAATTACCACCCTCAAACAGTTGGGTTGGATAATAAATTGGGAAAAATCAAATCTGAATCCCAGCAGGGTTATTACGTTCCTGGGGATTTCTCTAAATTCATCACTCCAGATGTCCTTCCTTCCTCAGGGAAAAGTATCAAAACTTTGTCAAGAAGTAGAATTATTTCAGAACAGAGTCAATTGTTCCATAAGAGATGTGATGAAGTTATTAGGCCAACTGACGGCATGTATCCAAGCAGTACAGTGGAGTCAGTTTCATACCCGCAGATTACAAAGTTGGCTCCTATCAGTATGGGACAAAGATCCGACTCATCTAGATTGGAAGATAGagatccctgcagaggtcaaagaAGCCTTAACCTGGTGGACACATCAAGAGAACCTGCAAAAAGGGATAGCCTGGCACCCATGGCCCTTGTGGTCACTCCAGACAGATGCAAGCCGGTCTGGATGGGGGGCAAATTTCGAAGGATCCCTTCTTCAAGGGAAATGGCCTCTATCCATACAAAACCGTTCTTCCAATTACCGGGAGTTGAGAGCAGTGTGGGAAGCCATGAAAGTCAGCGGAGATTTAATGAAATCCCATCATTTAAGAATATACTCAGACAATGTCACCACAGTGGCATATCTACGCCACCAGGGGGGCACAAAGAATTTGGATCTTCTTCTTCTATCAGAAAAGATCTTCAGTTGGTCAGAACAGAACATATTATCCCTATCTGCAGTCCATCTGAAAGGAGAAGAAAACACGGTAGCAGACTACCTAAGCAGGAAGACCATCAACCAGAACGAATGGTGCCTGAACAACGAGATCTTCAAACATCTAACCCTAAAATGGGGTGTTCCAAAAATAGATCTATTCGCAACCCGCACAAATGCGAAGACAAAGTTTTTCTTCTCGCTAGACAATTCAACACCTATGAGCCAACTAGATGCGTTCAGACATCCCTGGAATGCGGCACTGATGTATGCCTTCCCACCAATACCAGTAATCTCCAGAGTGATTCAGAAGATCCAAAGAGAGAAGGCAAAAGTAATCCTCGTAGTGCCCTACTGGCCAAAGAAGGTATGGTTTCCATCACTCAGGAGGCTATCTCTGGAAGAGCCTATTCACCTCCCTCCTCGTGCGGACCTACTATTCCAGGGACCACTTCTGCATCCAAATCCCCAGGCTCTCCAATtatcagcatggatcctgaaagggaattgctaAAAACCAAGGGCTTGTCCCACAAGGTCATCTCCACCTTAAAGGCGAGTCGGAAACCTGTCACTCAGGCTATTTACTTCCGCATATGGAATAAGTTTGTAACATTCTGTGGACCTGAGATTCCTAACCAGAACTCTCCCAATATTTCCCAGGTATTGGATTTCCTCCAAGCAGGGTTTGACAAGGGCCTGAAGACCAGCTCTTTGAAGGTCCAGATATCTGCGTTGAGTGCCTTCTTCGATAGTCCTCTAGCGGATCACCAATGG GTATCCTCTAGCTTCCATCTAAGCCAGGAGATTATCTTACCTACATTCTGTCGAAATCCGAAAACTCCGAAGGAAGAAGAATGGCACTCTCTGGATGTCAGAAGGATTCTTCTCTTCTACCTAGAAACAACAAGGCAATGGCGAAGGGACTCAAATATCCTTCTACAATTTAGCGGGAGAAACAAAGGCACGAGAGCTTCAAAATCCACTATAGCGAGATGGATCAAAACTGTCATCAAAAATGCTTATGTAGCTCAAAATATGTCTATACCTGAAACTATTAGAGCTCATTCCACACGGGCCATGGCAACCTCATGGGCCGAAAAAAGGGGAGCTTCCATTAATGAAATTTGTAGGGCAGCAACATGGTCTAGTCAAATGACGTTTGACCTACAGAGTACAAAAGAACTAGCTTTTGGCAGAAAAGTACTTCAAGCTGTTGTCCCTCCCTGA